The following are encoded together in the Verrucomicrobiota bacterium genome:
- a CDS encoding glycoside hydrolase family 97 catalytic domain-containing protein: protein MTLLVTALTLCLSPATSAKTESWSVTSPNGQVKMTVQLASKGTLTYRVEHGAEGHRAVVITDSPLGFRLQPENFARNLKLKSASELRIIEEAYTMPHGKRRECRNQAQHLTLAFRNENGLPLELDVRAYNDGAAFRYRLPGSGSTAHTMETEATGFGLPQDARLWMQPSDKATTYSPAYETYYENEIPVGTPAPLGLGWAFPVLFRTADAQHWGLITEANVGTNFCASRLSSTAPNGVYQVSQPDPAEGNGSGSSKPASTLPWEMPWRVVILGSSPAAIVESTLVNDVCPPSQLKDASWVRPGRVAWSWWSDPPSPKDGMKQRKFIDLAAEMGWEYYLVDANWTIMDNGNIHDLIRYAKSKNVSVLLWYNSGGPHNVVTEKPRDCLCYPEVRRFEFDLLRQWGVKGVKVDFFQSDKQDVMAQYHGILRDAADYQIMVNFHGCTLPRGWSRTWPHLVAMEAVRGAECYIFAPEFPEKAPGQNAITPFTRNVVGPMDYTPVTFSDNKYPHQTTWAHELALSVVFESGWLHFADKPEAYLSLPAAPKEFLKQVPTTWDETHVVAGYPGQGIVVARRKGTLWFLAGINGQKQPREETLQLGPWLGTGKYLFTRIGDGETPRSFATENLTLGAGDTFPVKYLPCGGFAGVLKPVQ, encoded by the coding sequence TTGACCTTACTCGTCACCGCCCTGACCCTTTGCCTGTCCCCGGCTACTTCCGCCAAAACCGAAAGCTGGTCGGTCACCTCCCCCAATGGGCAGGTCAAAATGACGGTCCAGCTCGCCAGCAAGGGGACCCTCACCTACCGCGTCGAACACGGCGCTGAAGGCCATCGCGCGGTGGTGATTACGGATTCCCCGCTTGGGTTTCGTCTCCAACCGGAAAATTTCGCGCGGAATTTGAAACTGAAATCCGCCAGTGAACTGCGGATCATCGAAGAAGCCTACACCATGCCGCACGGCAAACGGCGCGAGTGCCGCAACCAAGCCCAGCACCTCACCCTGGCCTTCCGTAATGAGAACGGCCTGCCGCTGGAATTGGATGTGCGCGCCTACAACGATGGCGCAGCCTTCCGCTACCGGCTTCCCGGCTCGGGTTCGACGGCCCATACGATGGAAACCGAGGCCACAGGCTTTGGCCTGCCCCAAGACGCCCGCCTCTGGATGCAGCCCAGCGACAAAGCCACCACGTATTCCCCTGCGTATGAAACCTATTATGAGAACGAAATTCCCGTTGGCACCCCCGCGCCGCTCGGTTTGGGCTGGGCGTTCCCCGTTCTGTTCCGCACGGCGGATGCCCAACACTGGGGTCTGATCACGGAAGCCAACGTCGGCACCAACTTTTGTGCAAGCCGCCTCTCCAGCACCGCGCCCAACGGGGTGTACCAGGTCAGCCAGCCAGACCCGGCGGAAGGCAACGGCTCCGGCTCCAGCAAACCAGCCTCTACGCTGCCATGGGAAATGCCCTGGCGCGTAGTCATCCTGGGCAGTTCGCCCGCCGCCATTGTGGAATCCACCCTCGTCAACGATGTCTGCCCGCCCAGTCAGCTCAAAGACGCCAGTTGGGTGCGGCCCGGACGGGTTGCCTGGAGTTGGTGGTCTGACCCGCCCAGCCCCAAGGATGGCATGAAACAACGCAAATTCATTGATCTCGCCGCCGAAATGGGTTGGGAATATTACCTGGTGGATGCCAACTGGACCATCATGGACAACGGCAACATTCATGACTTGATCCGTTACGCCAAAAGCAAAAACGTCAGTGTCCTGCTCTGGTACAACTCCGGTGGTCCGCATAATGTGGTCACGGAAAAACCACGGGACTGCCTCTGCTATCCCGAGGTGCGCCGTTTTGAATTTGACCTGCTCCGCCAATGGGGGGTCAAAGGCGTCAAAGTGGATTTTTTCCAAAGTGACAAACAGGATGTCATGGCCCAGTACCACGGCATTCTACGGGATGCCGCCGATTACCAGATCATGGTCAACTTCCATGGTTGTACCCTCCCGCGTGGCTGGTCGCGCACTTGGCCGCACTTGGTTGCTATGGAGGCCGTGCGCGGCGCCGAATGCTACATCTTTGCCCCGGAATTTCCCGAGAAAGCGCCCGGGCAAAACGCCATCACCCCCTTCACCCGCAACGTCGTTGGCCCGATGGATTATACCCCAGTCACCTTCTCCGATAACAAATACCCGCACCAAACCACCTGGGCGCACGAATTGGCGCTCTCGGTTGTGTTTGAATCTGGTTGGCTGCACTTTGCAGACAAACCCGAGGCCTATTTGAGCCTGCCCGCCGCCCCCAAGGAATTCCTGAAGCAAGTCCCGACCACTTGGGACGAAACCCACGTGGTCGCCGGTTACCCAGGGCAGGGCATCGTGGTGGCGCGACGCAAAGGCACCCTCTGGTTTCTGGCCGGCATCAACGGCCAGAAACAACCCCGTGAAGAGACCCTCCAACTTGGTCCCTGGCTGGGCACGGGCAAGTACCTGTTCACCCGCATTGGTGATGGCGAAACGCCGCGCAGTTTCGCAACCGAAAATCTGACCTTGGGCGCGGGCGATACGTTTCCCGTCAAATATTTACCGTGTGGCGGCTTCGCGGGCGTGCTGAAGCCGGTCCAGTAG
- a CDS encoding DUF935 family protein, translated as MSERGGFERVCTRFWESRAAGKAGQIIAPKATQWVHPVCYAWDMNGRLGLRLELRNPNPENRSSLSPGVFTSTTMQPRPSQVGAFPPDKFLIGICKAKSGTALGGARLRALAWWWCAANFSADWLLNLAQIFGLPFRWANYDPNAPQATIDSICAMLEGMGSNAWAAFPAGTTLELKEAGKTGSASPSGDMLDRADKNCDLIVLGQTLTSDVGNSGSRALGDVHATVKHEIVEAVCGYVAGVLNTQLVPSILRLNYGDEAELPQYESDKEEEKTVEYKQEVLKLLAQNAALTPALANLIDVKQLVRDAGLTLNEGVEMPVIEQPILQKNEPAEKLEKENTGNLNRETRETRETRENQQGPKGQQGQGETVKARTGKSQISDFKSQSGGFGVDSGRLVKPVMGALAKDMEPVRARLAKVLALPEDQQAKALAELEAALPELLDTVNANTETVDAMQQALNAAWVQGIEEAQLLQKNEPAEKLRQKGLAARNAGNAGEEEPLMAGEFDEELQPRDERGQFTYKGAIGNTGDWSKLGLPHSVKIKADPASPEMDPNEARQKLTSGFKIKDYAGRELLFTKKVIEHWEHEGYSKAEQDRRLRRINDAIATGENPREQWDKGWQRNYLRVSADGNNKRRYHVGFVTDQTGDVISFYHTERATQSNKLREGTLTHGRDW; from the coding sequence TTGTCTGAAAGGGGCGGTTTTGAAAGGGTTTGTACTCGGTTTTGGGAATCGCGCGCGGCGGGCAAGGCGGGGCAGATCATCGCGCCGAAGGCGACGCAATGGGTACACCCGGTGTGTTATGCGTGGGATATGAACGGGCGGCTGGGGCTGCGGCTGGAACTCCGAAATCCGAATCCCGAAAACCGAAGTAGTTTGTCGCCGGGGGTGTTTACTTCCACGACGATGCAGCCGAGGCCGTCGCAGGTGGGGGCGTTTCCGCCGGACAAGTTTTTGATCGGGATCTGCAAGGCGAAGTCGGGCACGGCGCTGGGCGGGGCGCGGTTGCGGGCGTTGGCGTGGTGGTGGTGCGCGGCGAATTTCAGCGCGGATTGGCTGTTGAACCTGGCGCAGATTTTCGGGCTGCCGTTTCGGTGGGCGAATTATGATCCCAATGCGCCGCAGGCGACGATTGATTCGATCTGCGCGATGTTGGAGGGGATGGGGTCGAATGCCTGGGCGGCGTTTCCGGCGGGAACGACGCTGGAGTTGAAGGAGGCCGGGAAGACGGGATCGGCGAGCCCGAGCGGGGATATGCTGGACCGGGCGGATAAGAATTGTGATTTGATCGTGCTGGGGCAGACGTTGACGAGTGACGTGGGGAACAGCGGGTCGCGGGCGCTGGGGGATGTCCACGCCACGGTGAAGCATGAGATTGTGGAGGCGGTGTGCGGGTATGTGGCCGGGGTGCTGAATACGCAGTTGGTGCCTTCGATCTTGCGGTTGAATTACGGGGATGAGGCGGAGTTGCCGCAGTATGAGAGTGACAAGGAGGAGGAGAAGACGGTCGAGTATAAGCAGGAGGTTTTGAAGTTGCTGGCGCAAAATGCGGCGCTGACGCCGGCGCTGGCGAACTTGATTGATGTGAAGCAACTGGTGCGGGATGCGGGGCTGACGCTGAATGAGGGGGTGGAGATGCCGGTGATTGAGCAGCCGATTTTGCAGAAAAATGAACCGGCAGAAAAATTGGAAAAAGAAAACACTGGAAATTTAAACCGCGAAACACGCGAAACACGCGAAACACGCGAAAACCAACAAGGACCAAAAGGACAGCAGGGACAGGGGGAGACGGTGAAGGCCAGGACGGGGAAATCTCAGATTTCAGATTTCAAATCTCAGAGCGGTGGGTTTGGGGTGGATTCGGGGCGGTTGGTGAAGCCGGTGATGGGGGCGCTGGCGAAGGATATGGAGCCGGTGCGTGCGCGGTTGGCCAAGGTGCTGGCGCTGCCGGAGGATCAGCAGGCGAAGGCGCTGGCAGAGTTGGAGGCGGCGTTGCCGGAGTTGCTGGATACGGTGAACGCGAACACGGAAACCGTGGATGCCATGCAACAGGCGCTGAATGCGGCGTGGGTGCAGGGGATTGAGGAAGCCCAACTTTTGCAGAAAAATGAACCGGCAGAAAAATTAAGACAAAAAGGATTGGCCGCAAGGAACGCAGGGAACGCAGGGGAAGAGGAACCGCTGATGGCGGGGGAATTTGATGAGGAACTGCAACCGCGTGATGAGCGTGGACAATTTACCTATAAAGGTGCGATTGGGAATACTGGGGACTGGAGCAAATTGGGATTGCCTCATTCGGTGAAGATAAAAGCAGATCCAGCGAGTCCGGAAATGGATCCCAATGAAGCGAGACAGAAGCTCACGTCCGGATTCAAAATAAAAGATTATGCTGGAAGAGAGCTTTTGTTCACTAAAAAAGTGATCGAACACTGGGAACATGAGGGCTACTCCAAAGCAGAGCAAGACAGAAGGCTGCGGCGGATTAACGACGCCATTGCAACGGGGGAAAACCCCAGGGAACAGTGGGACAAGGGCTGGCAAAGGAATTATCTGCGCGTATCGGCGGACGGAAATAACAAGCGTCGGTATCATGTTGGTTTTGTCACAGACCAAACAGGAGACGTGATTTCATTTTACCATACTGAGCGCGCTACTCAGTCCAACAAATTAAGAGAGGGAACCCTGACACATGGAAGAGATTGGTAG
- a CDS encoding phage protease, with translation MNDKSQVSEENQPLKARMAVASNWQGDLKAGSVIEFMVMPAGQHTGNFTQGGALAQRAVVVEPGAATALNEQLQAVNGRTKQRAYFDFNHEEREASGWPTGFYWKTGEAPGVYCRVELSQAGAEAIQGKNFRAFSPVFYVTRTNPAKVICKPDADLCLGSLVNEPAFKEIEPLWAKEGKILQKDEPAEKLRPAEAGTPNEKISAGGAVVVPVAAATNNNNQVRIMGQETPTAAAALTADNSDQLKAKDSKILELETALKARREQDAKDAVAAAVKRGAIPAQNDKLQAKWVKQITENPEALEMLQGMAANPAMESGLTAGAAPRLEAKPGPKLVMQAYEQLTAKAAKVRDHGLLGQSQRNEIARECAALYARDIRNNADVLDMPLYAADSTDTNQGTMAGSLIAQRTLELFKLQFPVLSAISTDFSDMPAQYGQSVISRIVSVPTPATYNTTTGWTSPTAAATDVSITLDEHVGVPITFNSNQLASTMRRLFDEQAPAASYALSKYFVDKIYALLLLANFNGYAAVSGTKIPKAYAKYPVALGDFGRSTLAKLNAVFNPNEVPLNNRFVLLNSDYHAQLAQDPSLVTFYAGQRNPEIVTDSLIPQLAGFKPIEAPNLPTTANMVGFAGHKSGLVIATRTSNDYTQALPGSSYGSVMTITSPDTGISATLVQYVDHKLGMATWRIQVMLGAAVGDKRGGLLMTSQ, from the coding sequence ATGAATGATAAAAGTCAAGTAAGCGAAGAAAACCAACCGCTGAAGGCGCGGATGGCGGTGGCGAGCAACTGGCAGGGGGATTTGAAGGCGGGGAGTGTCATCGAGTTTATGGTGATGCCCGCCGGACAGCATACGGGGAATTTTACGCAGGGCGGCGCGCTGGCGCAACGGGCGGTGGTGGTGGAGCCCGGCGCGGCCACGGCGCTGAATGAGCAGCTCCAGGCGGTGAACGGACGGACGAAGCAGCGGGCGTATTTCGATTTTAACCACGAGGAACGGGAGGCGAGCGGATGGCCGACCGGGTTTTATTGGAAAACGGGCGAGGCCCCCGGTGTGTATTGCCGGGTGGAGTTGAGCCAGGCGGGGGCGGAGGCGATCCAGGGGAAGAATTTCCGGGCGTTTTCACCGGTGTTTTATGTGACGCGGACGAATCCGGCGAAGGTGATCTGCAAGCCGGACGCGGATTTGTGCCTGGGGAGCCTGGTGAATGAGCCGGCGTTCAAGGAGATTGAACCGCTGTGGGCGAAGGAAGGGAAGATTTTGCAGAAAGATGAACCGGCAGAAAAATTAAGACCGGCTGAAGCCGGGACTCCGAACGAGAAGATTTCCGCTGGGGGGGCCGTGGTGGTTCCCGTGGCGGCTGCAACCAACAACAACAACCAAGTACGTATTATGGGACAAGAAACACCAACGGCTGCGGCCGCGCTGACCGCAGATAACAGTGATCAATTGAAGGCCAAGGATTCCAAAATCCTGGAGCTGGAAACGGCGTTGAAGGCCCGCCGGGAGCAGGATGCCAAAGACGCGGTGGCCGCTGCCGTGAAGCGTGGGGCGATCCCGGCGCAGAATGATAAGCTGCAAGCCAAGTGGGTGAAGCAGATCACGGAAAACCCGGAGGCGCTGGAAATGCTCCAGGGGATGGCCGCGAACCCGGCGATGGAATCGGGGTTGACGGCGGGGGCCGCGCCGCGACTGGAAGCGAAACCCGGCCCGAAGCTGGTGATGCAGGCATACGAGCAGCTCACGGCGAAGGCCGCGAAGGTGCGCGATCATGGCCTGCTCGGCCAATCGCAACGCAACGAGATCGCCCGCGAATGCGCCGCGCTCTATGCCCGCGACATCCGCAACAACGCCGATGTGCTGGATATGCCGCTCTATGCGGCGGACAGCACGGACACGAACCAGGGCACGATGGCCGGGTCGCTCATTGCGCAGCGCACGCTGGAATTGTTCAAGCTGCAATTCCCGGTGCTCTCGGCGATCAGCACGGATTTCAGTGATATGCCGGCGCAGTATGGGCAATCGGTGATCAGCCGGATCGTGAGCGTGCCGACGCCCGCGACGTACAACACGACCACGGGTTGGACGAGCCCGACGGCGGCCGCCACGGATGTATCCATCACCCTGGACGAGCATGTGGGCGTGCCGATCACGTTCAACTCGAACCAACTGGCGAGCACGATGCGCCGGTTGTTCGACGAGCAGGCCCCGGCGGCCAGCTATGCGTTGTCCAAGTATTTCGTGGACAAGATCTATGCGTTGCTGTTGCTGGCGAACTTCAACGGGTACGCGGCGGTTTCCGGGACGAAAATCCCGAAGGCTTACGCGAAGTACCCGGTGGCGCTGGGCGACTTTGGGCGCAGCACGCTGGCGAAGTTGAACGCGGTGTTCAACCCGAACGAGGTGCCGCTGAACAACCGGTTTGTGTTGTTGAACAGCGATTATCACGCGCAGTTGGCGCAGGACCCGAGCCTGGTGACGTTCTACGCCGGGCAGCGGAACCCGGAGATCGTGACGGACAGCCTGATCCCGCAGTTGGCCGGGTTCAAGCCGATCGAGGCTCCGAACCTGCCGACCACGGCCAACATGGTCGGCTTTGCCGGGCACAAGTCCGGGCTGGTGATCGCCACCCGCACGAGCAACGACTACACGCAGGCGTTGCCCGGATCGAGCTACGGCTCGGTGATGACGATCACTTCGCCGGACACGGGCATCAGCGCGACGCTGGTGCAGTATGTGGATCACAAGCTGGGCATGGCGACGTGGCGCATCCAGGTGATGTTGGGCGCGGCGGTGGGCGATAAGCGCGGCGGGTTGCTGATGACGAGCCAATAG